ACTCTTTACAAGGTTCATTATTTCTTTCTTTCCCATCACATCAATACCGCGTGTGGGTTCATCTAAGATAAGCAATTTACAATTATAGGCCAGCCACCTTGCCAAGATAACTTTTTGCTGGTTGCCACCACTAAGGTATCGTATTATTTGATATAAGGACGGTGTTTTTATTTCTAATTCTTCAACAAAGGCTCTGCAAGGCTTTTCCATCTCTTTCCAGTTTATAACGCCAAATTTTCTTTGTTTTTTTCTTAAAAGAGGCAATGCAAAATTAAACAGAACACTATGGTTTAAAAACAAGCCTTGGGTTTTTCTTTCTTCTGGGGCCATGGCTATTCCAATCTCTGTTGCTTCCCATGGCGAATTTAACTTTATTGGTGTGTCTTCAAGGCGGATTTCACCTGAAGACAAAGGGATATGTCCGCTTAAACATTTTGCTAACTCCGTTCTCCCAGATCCCACAAAGCCAAAAATCCCTATTATTTCTCCTTTCAAAATTTTTAACGATACATTTTCAAGCTTTGGCTTGGTAAATTCACTACATAAATTTTCTATTTCAAGGAGAACTTTGCTTTTGTTTCTTTCTTCTTCTGAGGGTTTTGAAATAGTAACAAAATGCTTTGTATCAAGAGACTCCTTCTGGTCTTCTCCTGTCATATCTTTTATTATCTGGTTTAAGTCAACTTCCTTTATCTTACGAGTCGATATTTTTTTGCCATCCCTAAAAACTGTGACCCTATCGCCAATTTCTAAGATTTCTTCTAACCTGTGAGATATATAAATAACCCCTACTCCCTTGCTACGAAGGTCGTGAACAATATTGAACAACTTTTTCTGTTCTTCTACAGTGAGTACGGCTGTGGGCTCATCCAGAATTATAGCTTCTGCTTTAAAAACAAGAGCTCTTGCTATTACAACCATTTGTTGTATTGCCGCGCTAACTTCACCAGCTAGAAGGAATGGGTTTACGTCCTCTCCAAGCGATCTCAAGAGAGCTGCAGCCCTGGCATACAATTCTTTATAATTTATAGTTTTTAAAATAGTGTTTCTAGGGTAGTTTCCCAAAAAGACATTTTCGGCAATTGTAAGGTGTGGCACTATATCTAGTTCTTGGAAGACGGTAACAATACCAAGGTTCTTGGCTTCTCGAGGGGAGGATATTTCAATTTCTTGTCCTTTGTAATAGATTTTGCCTTCGTCTTTTTTATAAATACCGCTGAGTATTTTGACCAATGTTGATTTTCCGGCCCCATTTGCTCCTACCAAGCAATGGACTTCACCTGGATAAAGTTCGAAGTCAACTGCTTTTAAGGCTTGTACTCCGGGAAAGCTTTTGGATACAGACCGAACCTCTATTATGGGTTTTGTTGTTTTACTCACATTTCTACCTCCTTAAAGGCTTAGTGGCGACGTATAATTTCTGATATAACTCATAATTTGCAAGGTATTCAGAGAAATCTTTGACAGGTTTTATTACTTTTAGGTTAGGCTTCATTGCTGCAAAAGCTTCAACTATTGATGGGAAAAGGGAGGCCCCTGTAGCAGCAAGGATGGCGCCTCCCAATAGAGATGCATTTTCCTGAGTTACCCACATTTCTTTCTCGCATATATCGGACAATATTTGTAACCACAATTTACTCCTGGTTCCTCCACCACAAACTTTGAGATTTTTTATGCCAATTCCCGCTTTTTCAAGATGATCGAATAGCAGTCTGATCCCAAAAGCTATCCCTTCGTAAATTGCTCTACCAATATGTGAGGCTTCGTGGTTTAGGCTCAATCCCCAAATTATTCCTCGGGAGTAGGGATCTTTGTACGGCGTTCTATTGCCTTGCCAATGGTCCAAAACAATTAATCCTTCAGAGCCAGGAGGAACTTTAGATGCTTCATCGTCCAACCATTCGTAGGGATTCAGCTTAGTAGCCTTTGCTTTAATAGAATAGTGTTTTGCAACTTTTTTGATGAACCAGTCTATGATAGACCCGCTGGAGGTTTGCCCTCCTTCAATTAGGCTTAGCCCTTTATGTATAGGGTCTTTGTAAGGCCCCCAAAAACCCTCCAAAGTCTTTTGAAGCCTAGCATTAACCAAAAGGACTGAGGAGGAACCCAAAATCAGAGAGCCCTCTCTTTCTCCAAAGCTACCAAGACCTATAGTGGCAATATGGGCATCAATGCCTCCTTGAACTATAAGAACGCTTTCTTCACAGCCTATGTCATGAGCCACGTCTTTTTTAATATTGCCTATCACGCTACCCACCGGTAATATCTGAGAGGGAATTTTTTCTACCAACTCTGGAACACCAATTGCTTCAAGAAAATCAATAGACCAACCCTCGCCAGGCAAATAGTTCCATTTGCACGAGGCATTACATTGCGAAGCTACCCATTTGCCGGTTAGTTTATAATTTAGCCAGTCTAAAGCTTCTACAATTAAATAGGCCTTACGGTATATTTCTGGCAGGTGTTCTTTGATCCAGAGTAGCTTTGGTAAAAACCATTCTGGAGAAACCTGTTTGCCGCACCAGGAGAGGATGGGATGGTTTGTTGCGTTTATCTTCTTGGCTTGTTCGGATGCTCTTATATCCATCCAAAGGATAGCATTGGTTAAGGGTTCACCGTTGGAACCTACTGCCAAAACGGTGCTCGAGGTCGCATCTATTGCTATTGCTTTAACTGAAATATGTGGACACATCTTGACAGCCTCTCTGACACAAAGGCGTAATGCTTCCCACCAATCATTTGGATTTTGTTCTGCCCAACCGGGGACAGGAAACTTTGTTTCATAGGTTTTTTGGGAAGACCACAGCAAACGACCTTCAATATCGTACAAATTAGCCCTCAAGCTTTGCGTTCCTACATCAATAGCTATGACGCCCTTCATCGCAAATTTCCTTTCCTGTGTTTTTGTATTTGATAGGAACAGAAAGAAAATAACAATCTATTTGGGGGGTTCAAGGATTGGCACGCTTTATGGAGAGACTCCTAAACATTGAAAGTCCTCCTCTTTCGCTAACCGTTTGAATGGCTACCATTAGGATTATGATCAATCCTTTGATAACTTGCTGGGTGTAAAATTCTATACCCAGAATACTCAAGAAGTTTATTATTAGGCCAATGAACAACACGCCTGCTATAGTATTTAATAAATTTCCCTTACCGCCTTGCAAGCTGAAACCAGCTATTACCGCGGCAGCAATTGCGTCTAACATTGTTGTTGATGCAACCCTTGGATCTGCAGAAGCCATCCTGCCAACTAGAAGTATCCCTGAAAATGAAGCCAAAATGCTCGAGAGCCAGTAGCTAAAGATGACGGTTTTGGCAATATTAATTCCTGTAAGCTTTGCTGCTTCAATGTTGCCACCTACAACGTATATGTTGCGTCCTGTAGCAGAGTATTTTAAAAAGAGCCAGATTACCACGACCAAGAGAAACCAGATAATAGCCAAAAACGGGATGCCGAGAAAACTCCTAAAGCCGATGTTTATAAGATATTCAGGCACCGAAAAGATGGGTTGCCCAGAAGTCATAGAATAAGCAATACCCCTACTTAGCATCATAGTGCTTACTGTTACTACGAATGCCGGTGCTCTAAATTTAGACACTGCGAAACCATTTACAACGCCTATAAGACTTGCTATTGCTATAGCTAAACAAAGGGAAAATGGTTCTGGGAAAATGGGGCTAATTTTCCCGGCTTCTTCGTAAACTTTCATAAACGGAGGCATGTACGTAAACAAATATCCTCTGATTAGGTTTGAGTAATACACTCCCGAAAAGGCCATTACAGCTCCAACAGAAAGATCAATTCCCCCCGTGAGTATTACAGTGGCCATTCCAATTGTTGCTATACCTAATGTAGCTTGTTGGTTAAATAGGTTTTGGAAATTTTCTACGCTTCTGAAGGTAGGTGAAATTATTGAAAAAACAACAAGAAGAGCTAATAAAGCAAACCATATTTTGTATTCGCTAACCGCTTTATTTGCAAGATTTATCGTAGTTTCTTTCCGGAGTAGTTTGGTCACAGCGCTTTCCTCCTATTTCTTAGGAAGGCTTTCTTCGAAGAAAGCCTTCCTAAGAAATTAACTAAAAAATTAATTCGTCAAAATAGCTTGTTATTGTTTGTCACTTCAAAAGATAGAGTTCGGATCATAATATTGCTCTACATTCTCTTTAGTAACCAAAACAGTACCTGTTATGACTTTGTCTCCAGCAGAAATTCCTTCAGGGAGCTGGCCTGTTTCTAAGTATTGCATCAGTATATCGAAAGCAACAGCAGTTATTTCTGAAGGGTTGTTAACCACCGTGGATTTGTATTGTTCTCCTTTCATTATCTCTAAGTAGGCTTCTTTTTGACCGTCTACGCCGCAAACAGGGATATCCGTCATTCCAGCCGCCCTTAGAGCATCCAAAGCGCCCAATGCCATTGCATCATTGTGTGCATAAACTAAATCTATTTCATCACCAAAAGCTGCTATCGCGTCCTCCATAGCCTTCATGCCTTCAGCCTTGTTGTAGTGAGCCATGTATGTAGCCAATATCTTTATATCTGGATATTTTTCTGAGAAAACCTCTCTCAGACCGCCACCACGTCCTTTACCTGCAGGACAACCAGGGTCTCCAGCTATTTCAACAATTTCTCCTTTGCCGTTTAATAATTGGCCAATAAATTCTCCTTGAAGCCTTCCAGCTTTCCATTGGTCTATGCCTACGTAAACGAGGTAGTCTCCATACATTGGCCTGTCTATTACTACTATAGGTATATTTTTCTGTTTGGCTTTTTGGATTACTGGACGGAGTCCGTACTCGGTAACTGGGTTGACAATAAGAGCGTCCACTCCCTCCAAAAGCATGGTTTCGACATCTTTTATTTGTTTTTCAATATCATTTTCTGCGTTTAAAAGTAACAACCCTACTCCGTATTCTTTGGCCTTTTCTTCAGCCGTTGCCTTCATAGCCAAGTAATATGGACAGTTTAGGGCAACATGAGCGAATCCGATTTTGAAGTCTTTCGCGAACCCAATACTCATACTTCCTGCTATTACCAGCAGGAAAATACCTACCATTAATCCTACTACCGCTTTCTTCACTCTAAATCATCCTCCTTTTCCTGGAAATTTGTGAACAACAGGACACACTGTGGTTACCTAAGACCAAACTTTTAACACTTTCTTTTGTTGTTTTCTTCTTTTTGCATCACCTCCCGGGGCATTTTTGCAGTTGAGCCCATAGTGTTTGTACATAAATTATCATTTTTCGATAATAATATAACTTTGTGTTGGAGTTGTCAACTGTTGAAGAGATAAATCTGAGGAGCTTGGAATACTCAAGAGAGCTTATTTTTTGGAAAACTTTGACACGCGTGGTAATTGTTGTTAAAATTTTAAAAATTAAATGTTCTGTAACAAGAGTGTATTTTTCTGGAGGATATTGTTATAAAAGCAACACTGATGCAAAAAAATCTGTTAATATTGACTTAAATAAATTTTCCTTTTCAGGAGGCAAAGAAAGATAGTGAAAAAGAGAGAGCGGCTGGACTACATTAGTAAGCAAATTATCCTTGAAGGGACTGTCAGCATAAAAGAGCTTTCCAATCGCCTGGGCGTGTCGAGCATGACCATCCGAAGGGACCTCCAGGAACTTGCGCAGGAGGGTATTTTAAAGCTTATTCCTGGAGGCGCTGTTATTCGCAGGGAATCCACGCCCTTTAACGAGGAAGAATACACAGTTACCAAGGCCAAATCTCACATGATAAAGGAAAAAATAAAGATTTGTCAGAAAGCCGCTTCACTCGTAAGAGAGGAAGACACGATAATAATCGATACTGGTTCTACAACGGAACATCTTCCCCGATTTATTCCCCAAAACATGCGGCTTACCATTGTTTGTTACTGTCTTAACATCCTGCTTGGTGTTTATCAGCACAACAAAGGAAGTCAGATAATTTTTCCAGGCGGCTATTTTCATGAAAACAGCCTGATGTTTGAGAGCCTGGAAGGAATTGAGCTCATCAGGAGAGTTAGAGCTAACAAAGCCTTTGTTTCAGCAGCTGGGGTTGATGAAAAGCTGGGGATTACCTGTGCCAATTTTTACGAAGTGCAGACCAAAAGAGCAATTATTGATTACTCGGACACCAAAATTTTGCTTGTAGATTCTTCAAAATTTGGCAAAGTTACTGCTGCCTATTTTGCTGATTTGAAAGAGATGGATATTGTAATAACCGACAGCGGTATCCCCAGGGAGTACCTTCAAGCTCTGGAGCGAATGAATATTCAGTATTACGTGGTGTGAAAGCCACCAAAGTTTTCAGTTCTCTTTGGATTTCAGGTCTTTGAGCAGATCTACCATTTCTCTTAGGAGCTTCACTTCTTCACTTGGCTCTGGTGGAGGAGGTGGGGTTTTGTTTTCCCCAGTCCTCATTTTCTTAAGGGTATTAAAGGGAGTAACGATAAAGAAATAGATGACCAGGGCTATTATCAGGAAGTTAATGGTAGCGTTCAGGAAACTGCCGATATTGATTATTCCCAGTTTCCAGGAGGAAAAATCCGGCACCTTTCCTGCCACAATACTTATGAAAGGCATTAACACGTCCTGTACCAGGGAACCAACTACTTTGTTAAAGGCAGTTCCGATAATTACTGCAATGGCGAGATCCAGGATATTGCCCCGCAACACAAATTCTTTGAACCCCTTCAACATGTAATTCACCTCCTAACTGCCAGTAATTTTCCTTAATTTTGTGTGATAGCTTGGGTTGAGTCAACATTGTGTTGGTTTCGGGTGCAAGATGCTTGTAGCTTAGTTTCCTGGATGTAAGGAGTCAACGGGTTTTTTCAAAGTGAGCGCTGTGTTGTTATTGACAGATATTGTTTTCGAGAGGAACCAGCCTGAGGTTTTTAACGAATAACCCTACCGATGCCTTTGCCCCTCAGGCCAGCTGCGTTTGCCTCGTCAGTATCAATGTGACAAGCGAGTCTCCCGGTAGGGCCCACTCGAACGATTACCTGGTTCAGGATTAAGCCATTTGGGCCTGGTATTTCCACGCTTACCCGGTCACCGTTTTTTAGTTTGAAGCGTTCTGCTTCTTCCGGAGAGAGATGAAGATGACGGGCAGCCCTGATGGCTCCTTCCTTAAGAGCAATTATTCCTTGGGGACCTACCAGGGTAATGGGTGAGGAATTGGCTATGTCTCCCGAGAGGCGGGTTGGGAGCTCTAAACCAAGATAAAAACCATCGGTAAAAGAAAGCTCGACTTGGTCGTAATTCCGCCATGGTCCGACAATTCTCACTTTCTCAAGCATTCGCATGTTTTTCCCGATCACGGCTACCGTTTCCTCACAAGCAAACTCTCCAAGTTGAGAGAGAGAGCGGATGGGGGTCAGTTGCTTCCCTTTCCCAAAGAGTATTTCAAAAGTTTCTTTAGTTAGGTGGCAGTGTCGGTTAGAAACCTCTACAGGCACCTGGAAAGAGCCATCTTCCAGAGTAGTTTTTGAAAGCTTTAACTCTTCACTCAAGGCTTCTGCAACTGTTTTGACAATTTCTTCCCATATTTCTCTTTCTGGGATACCCATTGCAAGTCCTCCGTTTAACCACTAACTATTTTGACTGATGCACTGGTTCCCAGGCGGGTGGCACCCGAGAGAATCATGAGTTTGGCGTCTTCAAAAGTGCGAATACCACCAGAAGCCTTGATACCCATTTTAGGCCCTACGGTTCGGCGGATTAGGGCTACATCGTGAGCTGTTGCTCCACCTCCGGCAAAACCCGTGGAGGTTTTGACGAAGTCGTACCCTGCGTCTTTGACCATTTTAGAGACCAACACTTTCTCCTCATCAGTTAGCAGGCAGGTTTCGATTATGGCTTTTATGACTGTAGTCTGCCGGCAAGCCCGCTTTACCGCCATCAAGTCCTCTTCAACAGCCTTAAGGTTTCTTGACTTTAGGGCTCCTATGTTAATTACCATATCAATCTCATCTGCGCCATTTTCGATGGCGCTACGGGCTTCAAAAGCCTTAACGCGGCTTTCGTTAGCTCCCAATGGGAAACCTACTACTGTACATACTTTTACCCCTGTTCCCCGGAGCTTCTTGGCACAGAAAGGTACCCAGTAGGGATTAACGCATACCGAGTAGAAGCCATACTGAATTGCCTCGTCGCAAAGTTTTTCCACCATCGAAAGACAGGCGTCCGGCTTTAAGAGAGTGTGATCGATGTAAGAAGCAATCGCTGCTGGAGTAATTTCCAGGTTGCCTGTGCAAGGAACGGCCTGGTTTTTTCCGTCGCTTGCGCGTGATATATTTTGTAATTTATTCAGTACTTCTTTGGTAATACGATCAATGAGTTCTTCTCGGTTAAGAAATGGAGTGCTCATGGCTAAAGAATGTTCCTCCTTTCCACTGCCATCATTTTGTTGATACGAGCCCAATGCCTTCCTCCTGCGAACCTGGTTTCCAACCATAATTTGGCAAGCTCGCAGATCTCATCTACTGTGTGTGCTAATGCACCCAGGGTAAGCACATTGGCATTGTTGTGTTCCCGACTGTTGATCACACTTCGCCTATCATAGCACAGCGCAGCTCTGATTCCGCGTACTTTGTTGCAAACCATGCACGAGCCTATGCCCATGGCGTCTATCATGATGCCCCGCTCACACTCTCCGGAAACCACTTTCTGAGCAACCTTGACAGCAAAGTCGGGGTAATCAACTCGCTCTTTACTGAAAGTTCCCACGTCGTACACTCGGTATCCTAATTCCGTCAAGTATTCTTTTAATGCTTCCTTGGCTTCAAAACCTCCGTGGTCGGCTCCAATAACAACGCGAATTACATGATCTTTCTGGTTAACAAGTTCTGTCGTTTCCTTTTCGGACATTCCCAATGTATGAAGACTACTCACTACATTGTGAATAATTCGTGAATAAACCTTCTCAGACATATTTTTCTACCCTCTTCGTTATTTTTCAACATCGTCCACAATGCCTATAACCAGCGTGCGAATGGGAGCCTGTGGATCACCAACCACCGTGCGAGCAGAGTTGCCTTCGTCTATGATGAGAACCGTGTCCCCGGCTCCTGCCTGTACAGTATCGAAAGCCAGAAAGGCTTTTCCTTTGGGATTCCCGTCTCCATCAATAGGCTGAACAATCAGTATTTTCATGCCTTGAAAAATAGGTAACTTGGCTGTAGAAACTACATTTCCAATAACTCGAGCCAACATCATGATAGTTTGTCACTCCGTATCAGGTTTACCTGGTCGATGATTCCCATTATCGTACAATCTGAAGGGTTAAACCAGTTAGGGATAGCCAATGCTGCTTCTCTTCCTCCTTCATAGAAAACCAAGTCACCAACGCCAGCCTGAACCACATCGCAAGCCACAATTGGTGTTCCAATTTCCTGCAGGTTTTCATCAAGGGGTTGAACTAACAAGAGTTTGACCCCTTCCAGAGAGGCAACTTTTTGTGTGGCCACCACATTTCCAATTACTCTACCTATTTTCATCAACGGCCTCCTCTATACAATGCGGAAGTAATCAACCAGGGTGCAGCGCCGCTCCCTGGTAAAGGTCCGGGCTCGGGTGAGACCTTCTCCAGTGGGCGTGGCTATTGTAAAGCTGGTGAATCCAGCTCCTCCCATACCCAGGCCACTGTATGCAGGACCGTTTTTTACAAAGATTGAGCAGTTCATCATTTTGGCCATCTGGGAGAGATGGGCGATATTTCGAGAATGCATAATCGCCGTATGTCTGAAACCATGCTCGCATTTGACCGCAAAGTCCATGGCTTCTTGGGCATTGTCGAAACGTACCAGGGGGATTACTGGTAGTAATTGCTCGGTCCAGACCAGGGGATGCTCTCTGTCTACTTCCCCAAATAGGATGCGCGTTTCCCTGGGGACTTTCAGACCTATCTCCTGGGCTATGAGATATGCATCTTTGCCAACCCATTCTTTGCGGGGTTTTCCAATCTTGCCTGGCCCTCCTGGTTCACTTATAACCAGAGAAGTTACTTCTTTCATTTGTTGCGAGGTTAGTTCAACCGCACCGTTCTTTTTCATAACTTCTTTAAGCTGGTCGGCAATTGCTGTGACTGCTAAGATCTCTTTTTCGCAGATACAAACTATGTTGTTATCAAAACCTGCGCCAAGAACAATATCACGGCCTGCCTTTTCAATATCAGCTGTTTCGTCCACCACGCAGGGTGGATTGCCAGGACCACCAGCAATAACCTTCTTTCCACTGTTCATAGCAACCCGCACAACCGCGGGTCCCCCGGTAACCACCAGCAGGTTTATTTCGGGATGTTTCATCAAAGCTTGTGCGGATTCCATGGTAGGGCGAGAAATAGAACACACCAGGTTTTCTGGCCCCCCAGTTTCAATTATTGTTTGGTTAAGGAGAGCTACTGCTTCGTTAGAACACTCTTTCGCACCGGGATGAGGATGAAAAATAACTGCATTACCGGCGGAAATCATGCTGATTGCATTATTGAATACAGTAGTAGTAGGGTTAGTAGAAGGAGTTATTGAAGCGATTACACCGTAAGGCGCACGCTCAACAAGAGTCATGCCATGTTCGTCAGTGAAGACGGCTGGTTCAACATCTTCTACTCCCGGGGTCTTAAGGGCTACCAAGCGGTGTTTAAGTATTTTATCTTCCACCCTACCAAGCCCTGTTTCCTCTACCGCCATGCGCGAAAGACGTTCTGCTTCTTTAAGTATAGTTTGACGAATGGCCTGTATTATTTCTCGACGCTGATCGAGCGGAATTTCCATGAATAATTGGTGTGCTTTCCTTGCGGCTCGAATCGCTTCCTCGACATCATCAAAAACTCCTTTTCGGGAAGATGTTCTGGTTTCCTGGAGAACGCTTTTTTCTCCTGATGAAAGCACCGCCTTTTCCAGCTGGTTGATCACCTTTTCTACAATCAAGCGAATATCCGCTTCGTTTACTTTCATGCTTAACCCCTCACCATTTTTTCTTTAAGACCACCAATAATACCATCTGTCCCCGCACTGCTTTTATGAAAGCAAAAATTTAAAACAAGAAATAGGGACGAATGTCTGGATGGGGATTGGGTATGATAACCTCTTTACAGAGAAGTCCTTTTCGGGAAATAACCTCTTTTGCCGCTCCTACTGCAGCTTCTATTTCATGAATATCTCCCAGTATCTTAAAATACGATTTACCTCCCATGCCAACGGCAAGGCGTACTTCTGTAACCAGCACTTCAGCTGTCTTAACGGCAATGTCGGCAGCTTCGATGCTTGCCAATGTTGAAAAGGATTCGACAACAGCTATAGCATCCCACTCTTTACACTCTACTGCTCCCAGAATGGCAGGAACAATTTGGGGATGCAGGTTGGGAATAAAAAGTTCGTCAATCAAATACCCTTCACCAATTGTTTTGCCTGCGGTGAGCGAGGCATCGACTTCTGCCACTTCTCCACAGATTAACACTAAAAACTTTCCAGGACAGATAGTTTTAGCATCAATCACCTTTACTGGAGCCGCTTTGACCATTGCATCCAATGACTTGATGCCTATGGCAATGGAATTAAATTCAAGCGCTCCCAAAACGGTTATCTCCATCTCGCACCTCAAGCGTTCTGTTTTTCAATAATGATTCGCTCTTCATTTACAAATATCACTTTTCCTTCAATACTTGAATGTATTCGGGCGCTTATCTCTCCAACGCTTTCTCCCACCAAATCGCCCTCTTTAACCCAGTCACCCACTTTGACTACTGGTTGAGCTGGTGCTCCTGCATGCTGCTTTAATAACAATTCCACCCTTTTGGGCTCAACGCTTTTAATCTGGAACGCATCACCGATTTCATAGTTGTATAGCCGTAGGCGATTTTTAAGAATCGAGACAGGTATCTTGCGATAGGGAAAGGTGTCTCTAACCTGTATCTTTCTTTGGGGAAAAGCTGGTCTGTAACCTTCTTTGAGGAGTTGCTCTTTAATTACCCGATTCACAATGCGAGGAGAAAGCCCCATTGGGCAGGCATATACCTCGCAAAGCCCGCATTCGCTACACAGAAAAGCTCCCTCGATGATTTGAGGTGGAACATCCAGGCCCAAGTTTATCTGACGCATGATTTTGTGGGGAGAAATGCTGTGTCCCAGCAGGTAACGAGGACAGAGTTCTGTGCAGTATGTGCACTGACAGCATGCTGCCTTGCTCTGCTTGATGATGAAAGGAAGGGGCAGGCTTTTTTTCTGCACCAGTTCGTGGTCGCGCGGCAAGACAAACAAGCCGGTGGTGGTTTTGGTTACTGGTGTAAGAGGGTCGGTTGTCACCGAACCCATCATAGGACCTCCGATGAGGATAGCGTAGTCCGATACAGTTACCCCACCACAGGCATCGAAAACATCCTGAAAGGGGGTTCCCACCGGCACTCTCAGCACAGAGGGTTGTTTGACCTCTCCAAGGCAGGTTAGGGTACGCCTGGTCACTGGTTGTCCTTTTGCGGCTGCTGCAATGTTGCTTAGCGTTTCCACGTTTAGTACTACAGCCCCTACTGCCAGAGGAATCTGGCCCTCAGGTATGGTTTTTCCCGTTACTTCCTTAACCAGACAGAACTCATCGCCTGCTGGATAGTAATCTCCAAGCAAAAAAACGCTCAAATTCTTCTTATCCTCTATTGCTTTTAAGATGTTTTGTCTTGCCAGGGGATCCTTTTCCTTTAAAGCTATAACCCCTTTTTTAGCCCCAGTAGCAGACATCGCAAGCAATAGGCCTTCAACTATAGCTTCTGCGTTTTCTCGCATAGTGAGTTTGTCGTTGAAGAGGAGGGGTTCACACTCTGCTCCATTTGCAATCACAATCTCGCAGGGGCGGGAAAGCTTGATATGGGTGGGAAACCCACCTCCTCCTGCTCCAACAACTCCCATTTCCTGGACGACTTGAGGTATGTTGATGCCCATTGGGTTTTCTTCTCCCATCAGCGTCCTGATTTTTTAAATACTATCTCACCCATTTCTTCCACCAGGTCTACAATGCCAACTATCACACAATCTACCGCTTTTTGCTTGGTGAACTCAGTTTGACGGGCAGAACTTCCTTGAGAAACAAGGACCATCTCTCCGCTTCCGGATCCCACCAGGTCAACAGCAACGAGGTAATCACCCTTGTCCTGCCCCCTGCTGTCACAGGTACGGACCAGCAGATACTTGAGACCTGAAACTCCATCATTTTTTCTGGTGGCCACAACGGTACCAACCACTTTTCCAAAAATCATATAGACCTACTCACCTTTACTTTTAGTGGGAAGGAACAGCATCTTTTTGATAGACCAGCTTTCCTTCCAGTTCAATTTCATCCACAATGGCGACTATAGCAGCATCGCTTGGTTTTCCCTGGGTTATTTCAGTCATGCGAGAACTACTTCCAGTAACATAGAAGACAATTTCTCCCTTGCCTGCGCCTACGCAATCCATGGCAACAATGTAATCTCCCTTTCCTTTCATGGTAGAAGGGTCAATTTTTTCAAGGAGTAGGAACTTAATGCCTTCTATCTTTTCTTCTTTTCTGGTGGAAACAACCGTTCCCACCACCCGAGCAAGAATCAAGAATTAACACCCCTTTTCTGCGGAAATAGCTTTGTCCTTTCGATTATGCAGCGTTAGTCTGGATTTGGGGCTCCTTTGCTCTTTTTGCTTCCTCGGCCAAGTGGAAGCACTTCGTCAACGTTGGTGTGTGGCCTGGGGATGATGTGTACGGAGACAATTTCTCCTACTTTTGCAGCCGCGGCCTGTCCAGCATCAAGAG
This portion of the Thermatribacter velox genome encodes:
- a CDS encoding 4Fe-4S dicluster domain-containing protein, which produces MGINIPQVVQEMGVVGAGGGGFPTHIKLSRPCEIVIANGAECEPLLFNDKLTMRENAEAIVEGLLLAMSATGAKKGVIALKEKDPLARQNILKAIEDKKNLSVFLLGDYYPAGDEFCLVKEVTGKTIPEGQIPLAVGAVVLNVETLSNIAAAAKGQPVTRRTLTCLGEVKQPSVLRVPVGTPFQDVFDACGGVTVSDYAILIGGPMMGSVTTDPLTPVTKTTTGLFVLPRDHELVQKKSLPLPFIIKQSKAACCQCTYCTELCPRYLLGHSISPHKIMRQINLGLDVPPQIIEGAFLCSECGLCEVYACPMGLSPRIVNRVIKEQLLKEGYRPAFPQRKIQVRDTFPYRKIPVSILKNRLRLYNYEIGDAFQIKSVEPKRVELLLKQHAGAPAQPVVKVGDWVKEGDLVGESVGEISARIHSSIEGKVIFVNEERIIIEKQNA
- a CDS encoding EutN/CcmL family microcompartment protein; the encoded protein is MIFGKVVGTVVATRKNDGVSGLKYLLVRTCDSRGQDKGDYLVAVDLVGSGSGEMVLVSQGSSARQTEFTKQKAVDCVIVGIVDLVEEMGEIVFKKSGR
- a CDS encoding EutN/CcmL family microcompartment protein, with translation MILARVVGTVVSTRKEEKIEGIKFLLLEKIDPSTMKGKGDYIVAMDCVGAGKGEIVFYVTGSSSRMTEITQGKPSDAAIVAIVDEIELEGKLVYQKDAVPSH